In one window of Leptospira sp. GIMC2001 DNA:
- a CDS encoding aldo/keto reductase, which produces MEQILIHPQGPKLSRIVYGVWRIIDAKLTKQEILQIVETCLELGIDWFDHADIYGNYECEQIFGEAISNNTSLKKKISIVTKSDICLISDKYPERKVKYYDTSAKHLSTSVENSLKKIGVEKIDIFLIHRPDPLMDPEKTGKCLDDLIHSGKIQFAGVSNFTPSQFKLLQSNMSNPLVTNQIEINPMRIEPFINGDLDFLMEKKISPMAWSPMAGGNLVRDLTNSSKQNTDSVQNNSLNKSSANIPNLNDILHTIARETEQTVPQTIIAWLLNHPSKIIPVIGTTKKDRILELAESMSIQMKQENWFRIYESALGTEVP; this is translated from the coding sequence ATGGAACAAATATTAATTCATCCACAAGGTCCAAAACTTTCGAGGATCGTGTATGGTGTTTGGAGAATCATAGATGCAAAACTAACCAAGCAGGAGATCCTACAAATAGTGGAAACTTGTCTGGAATTAGGTATCGATTGGTTTGATCATGCGGATATTTACGGAAACTATGAATGCGAACAAATATTTGGTGAAGCTATTTCAAATAACACTTCACTGAAGAAAAAAATTTCTATTGTAACTAAATCCGATATTTGTCTTATATCAGATAAATACCCGGAAAGAAAAGTAAAGTATTACGATACATCGGCAAAGCATCTCTCAACATCTGTAGAAAACTCACTAAAAAAAATTGGAGTTGAAAAGATTGATATTTTTCTCATCCATCGTCCAGATCCTCTTATGGATCCAGAAAAAACTGGAAAATGTCTCGATGACCTCATTCATTCCGGAAAAATCCAATTTGCAGGTGTATCCAATTTCACTCCCAGTCAATTTAAACTTTTACAATCCAATATGTCAAACCCACTTGTAACAAATCAAATTGAAATCAATCCAATGAGAATTGAACCATTCATCAACGGAGATTTGGACTTTCTTATGGAGAAGAAAATATCACCCATGGCTTGGTCGCCTATGGCTGGTGGTAATTTAGTTAGAGATTTAACCAATTCATCGAAACAAAACACTGATTCGGTGCAAAATAATTCACTAAATAAAAGTTCAGCCAATATACCTAATTTGAATGATATTCTGCATACCATTGCTCGGGAAACCGAACAAACTGTTCCACAAACGATAATTGCTTGGTTACTCAATCATCCTTCAAAAATTATTCCTGTCATTGGGACAACGAAGAAAGATCGAATATTGGAACTCGCTGAATCAATGAGTATTCAAATGAAACAGGAAAATTGGTTTCGAATATACGAATCGGCTCTCGGAACTGAGGTTCCTTGA